The sequence TAAGTTAGATATGTCAATCAATGGAACAGTTTGCTTTGAATCCATTTTAAGTTAGATATGTCAATAAATGGAAAAGTTTACTTTGAATCCATTGTAAGTTAGATATGTCAATCTATGGATCAGTTTGCTTTGAATCCATTTTAAGTTAGATATGTCAATCAATGGAAAAGTTTACTTTGAATCCATTGTAAGTTAGATATGTCAATAAATGGAAAAGTTTACTTTGAATCCATTGTAAGTTAGATAGGTCAATCAATTGATCAGTTTGCCGCTTTGAATCCATTGTAAGTTAGATAGGTCAATCAATTGATCAGTTTGCTTTGAATCCATATTAAGTTAGATATGTCAATCAATGAATCAGTTTGCCGCTTTGAATCCATTTTAAGTTCGATATGTCAATAAATGGAAAAGTTTACTTTGAATCCATTTTAAGTTAGATATTTCAATCAATTGATCAGTTTGCCGCTTTGAATCCATTTTAAGTTAGATATGTCAATCTATGGATCAGTTTGCTGTGAATCCATGTTAAGTTAGATATGTCAATCTATGGAAAAGTTTACTTTGAATCCATTTTAAGTTAGATATTTCAATCAATTGATCAGTTTGCCGCTTTGAATCCATGTTTATTTAGATATGTCAATCTATTGATCAGTTTGCTTTGAATCCATGTTATGTTAGATATGTCAATCAATGGATCAGTTTGCTTTGAATCCATTTTAAGTTAGATATGTCAATCAATTGATCAGTTTGCTTTGAATCCATTTTAAGTTAGATATGTCAATCTATGGATCAGTTTGCTTTGAATCCATTGTAAGTTAGATATGTCAATCAATGGATCAGTTTGCTGTGAATCCATGTTAAGTTAGATATGTCAATCTATGGATCAGTTTGCTTTGAATCCATTGTAAGTTAGATATGTCAATCTATGGATCAGTTTGCTGTGAATCCATGTTAAGTTAGATATGTCAATCAATTGATCAGTTTGCTTTGAATGCATGTTGCTGTCATagaagttatcaaaggtatcagggttataatttagtaagccagacgtgtgtttcgtctacaaaagactcataagtgacgctcatatcaaaatatttataaatccaaacaagtaaaaagttggaagagcattgaggattcaaaattccaaaaagtgaGATCTCAGATTCACTTGATCTATCTGTTTTAAGTCCATGTTGTTGTTCATTGTAAGTAAGATCTGTATTTCAATAAACCAATTTGTGAGATTAATCAACTACTCCCAGGGTGTTTATCCCTTTAAAAAACAGGTGTAACATTACCATGGTTCCAATCACTAGGACTTTTTCCGGTCTGTTTTGgttctgtgatttttttttgtatccatGTACAAGAATTCTGCTTAAGTCTATTTCAATCATCTGGGACTGTTGCTTTTGGgtgatttgtatttatttttatacacagTCTACCTTGTCcattttgttgattgtttggTGAATTGCTGCACTTTTGTCATGGATCAATTTATTAGTCTTAGTAAAGGAAATTTGAATTATTCTTTTAAAACCATatgtgttgggtttttttcagacTTGAAGGatctctgtatatatgaagtgTTCTTCTGAGAAATATAATACTactcttttcattattttgactttttatgaAAGAATAAATCTATTTCGATTGTTTTATCTTATCTCTGGTATCTCAATAGCAAATCTATTTTGCAGTATCACAAGTCTCTATGGGaatgttttaatttcttgaatttttaaaaggcaagttttatgttttttgttctttctaTGGAGATTTATTAGTTTATGCATTTCTTTTTGGATCCTTGGTATgtgttgtaaagttttgttttcaaccaatCCTccttgtcaatttctagatgcatTCATTAAACTCAATTATTCACAAAAGAGATGGTTTCAGCTtgccaattgtgaactttctatttctatgtACAAACATTCAAGTAGCACCTGCATACAGAGTATTTATCTTTCAGTTGATACGGCATTCCAGGGCTTATATTTCCTACCTGAATATCATGATTTCATTGATAGAGAGTTCTGTTCACAAGGAAACTTTTAATCTGAGAGTTCCAAgtggtgaaattgaaatcatccctttataaGTTTTATGGATGCCATCACAAGTTAGTTAACAATTGTGGAatatcaatttaacaaataatagcAGATATGTTGTAGAGATGTTGTAGCTATAATTTGGTCCCCTTTTTCCGAATTTGACCAACTGAATTAGATTTATTACTGGGTTTCTACTCAATCAAGCAACAAAAATGGTGTCACtatgtggagcaagatctgcttaccattgCAGAACACcagagatcacccccagtttttggtgtggttcatGTTGCTGAGTCttcagttttctttgttgtgttttgtgtactattgtttgtctattggtCGTTTTCTGTTTTAGTTTCTCTGCAAGTTCTGGAAATACCTTTTGCATTAGAAAGATTAAAGTTTTTTATCAATCAACATCAAGTTATGGGAACTGATGAAACTATCAGTACTCAGACCAAATAAATTAATAGTTGGATGGGAAATCGTTTTTAACCGAAAATCTTGtttcaatgaaaacaatttatatcaCAAGAAAAAGCAAATgacttttgaaattattttataattaccaGAATTATAGTATAAAgaatatttgacacaaaaaattatcaacaagaATTATGTGTATatgataaaaatctaaaataaatttgtcatgacaaaatctaaaaataaaaagataaatatgaaataatgtcagtaaaaacaacattatttgttgataaaaaaaagaaatgattatacactgtacaaattataataatagaaaaaaaatcaaaaacaaatgcagTATGACTACAATCATTGgcacattaaaaaaatacttgtttaaATTCTATAGAAAATTCTATACCTCAAATGCACACATTGatgcaatgatttttttaattaagattaGTTGAGAGTgaatttgataacatttaaactttattttattttatgttcagTTCAACAAGAGATCTGTGTATGGGTGTtgcattaaaacaatataacatGCAAGTTAAATAAAGGCATACATGAATATGTCCATTGATTTCCTCTTTTACAACATTGATTAGTGTAAAGTGGAAAAAACAGGAGACTTAACTTTGcaatttttagtttatgatccCTAATACTAATACTGAACTTCAAATTTAAGTGGAAAGGAACATATTAGCAATGTTatcaaaattcacaaaattagCAGAAATATAGCCCTTGCTAATAATCTCCCTTTTTATAGTTAATATAAAGTTTTCACACccagtttaaaacaaaacaacttttatgaatcacaaaatgattttttgaaatcataataaCGAAAAGTGCATGAAAAAAGTTGTCTACTTGGGTTGCTGATAAAATACATTATTCTTCTATGTGTTTGagttatttgattatttttggaagatactaaataaatgttaaagCTGTACTTCATGAAATTAATACTAAacgaatatttttaaaaacagttaaTGAATGTTTACTGGTTAAATTTGAGATattgataaacaaacaaataaataaatgaaaaacaatctaACATGATATGAACCAGCTTGAAAAGAAATACATGACTGTTAGGAGTTGTATCccattattatttatcattaaaactaaaaaatacatgtatattttctaCAATCAAAACTTCAAACATTTTCTACAATTGTCACTTAAATTCTCTGAAAATATATGATTACTGTGTTGTTTTGATTGACAATTTCGATGTATCTTTTTACTTAAGGCACACATCAGTAAGAGCTAGATCTGACAGATGAAAATcatcttaaaaataatttttaatttcttgaattATCTTCACTACACAGATAATTCAagcttacatttttaaataatttttgggAAATctaaattttttgtaaaatttcactTTAATTATTCTGTATATACAATTGcataaaatcttataaaaaagacaattctgcaattacaaatatatcataaacaTTAAAAGTGCTTCAAATGCATAAAAAATTCTCACAATTTCTGGTTTCTGGCTATAATGTATTTCGTATACCCTGATTATGAAATGAATCATCTCCCATAAATATAGGTGATATGACACTTCTCTTCACAAGAAGTACATGAATAAATGCACTAACTTATACCATAATAGGGACATAATCACTTAAACATAATCACaatgataaattaaatttttcaagcttttgttttaaacaatctGTTTACTGTGAACTGAATCAATAATTTAGTAACTTCACTATCCCAGTCCTGAAAATGTACAAACTTTAGACTATCtttaagtttgataaaaaatataaaaatgattcaAAATCAACTACTAAAGAAATGCATACCATATACTGATAAGATATAAACCATGAGACAGTAACTCACTATAGTTTATATCTATACAGCATCTTCCACTAATACCTATTCTTAAGTACACAATGTATAATTAGAGCAGCTCTAAAACAATGTCAAAGCATATCAAGACACATCATccttaaattttacagttttttcaATAGAACTTTctgttattttctgtaaatcAGTTCCTTCTTTTTTGAGGCGACTAGTGGTTTCTACCTCAGTCCCTGTTCTATTTGTCGGCCATGGAGATTCACCTTCAAACTGTTCAGCTGTTGGTATATTTATAGAAACAGTTGCAGGTGATAGAGGTGCTGATCTTTTGGGATCTGCTACTTTGGTTTCCTCTCTTTCTTCCATAGGAGGTTCTGGAGACGGAGCAGGTGCCGGGGTCGTTTGTTTGACCTCTCGTTCTTTTTCAACAACCTGCACTTTGTTCTGCTTAGTGACCTGTCTTATTGCTTCATTAGTTTTTGCTTGAGATATATATTCATCTTGTTTTGGTAGGTTTGGGTGTGTTGGATTAGGAATAGGCATTTTGATTTGAGAAGAAATCTGAATATATTCAGTTTCAGATTTAGGACCAAAACTTGAGTATGTTGCTGGACTTCCAATACGCCCTGATCTTCCAGAAGAACTACGATAACCAAGTTTTGAACCAGAACGTTCACCATTTCTATATGATCTATCACTGCCTCTGACAGAACTTGCAGACTTCAATGAAATATCTGTGTTAGATCGTACAAGAGATCCCGTTGGAGGACCAACTACTAAATCAGATGTCTTTGATCGACCAATACTATAGTTCAAGGTCACAACTTTGGCTTTAGACTGTTTAGAACTTATATCACTTCTGTCACTAGCATGTGAATCCACAATACTAATTTTGCTAGGACTGCGCACATTTTCTTTTCCATCATCCATCCTTGGAGACATTCCGTTCTGTTCAAAATAAATACTACTGCCATCCAGGCTATCCTCTGACCTATGATGTGTCCGTCGGTTATCAAGTGTATGGCGTAAAACATCGTCCACCGATAAATTATGAAGCATGGATTCATCATCCAATGATTTTTGGTCTATAGTTATGTCTacaagtttattattttgttcatgaCCAGTAACATATGTACGTGATTTTGGACGATGTTTTACTTTATAACTCCCTGGTCTTTCTATAATTGTCAtacttattttttctttcattctaTCTTCCTCATTTTCTTTAGTAAACAAAACTGGATGTGTCTCACATAAAttctgaaacaaaaaaatatctttcttaatAATTGATAAGACAAAGAATGAAATTGCTTGTCATTGGCATGGTTATCACAACAAACACCCTGTAATGCCACATTAAAGATCGACTATTCACTTTCAATCTttgatagtttttattttaaacttattgAAACCTATCTTTGTATACAGTAAAAAGTACCCTgtatctttaaaattaaaatttacaaacttCTTACAAAGCAAATAAGATACTTCTGATAATTGAAGATGAACTAGCGTCAATCTAATCAAAAGGGTAACCAATCAAGGACTTTGGATATCTGGGTTGAAGGCATCTGTGATGATTCTACTCCTGATGTAGGATAATCATTTTcaaatccagaaattttcagacTGCCAAAGAAggggcctgctccagtcatgTATAAGTGATTCCTTAATCTTCTTCTGTTGTTTAATTAGGTAGCACACCACAGTTAGATGTGTAGTTCCCCATTTGGCCCATGTGGATAATTCAAATaagagagctagtgtgcaataaaactCATTTTTTGATAGCTGGAGATTAAAATAGCCTTCATAGTAGGTTTATCGGAACATCAAGATTATGTTATGTATGCAAAATGGgttgttttctgtatgacagtctgTATTTTCATATCCATACCaaacattggtccggcaattattggaatgttttttccaactttttcaACAGTTTCAGATAAgttatcactcaaaggcattgaaattctaacCAAATTTGGGAGGGATATGTGACATTTTCatccccctttttgcaatattttaattggcATGGATGCACAAAAAAGGAattatattttactatttatgttttaatttttaaaaattaaatctatgaaagataatgattacatacatatgcacatgaatgacacaaacagttaggttaatatGTAAGAAAGCTAGGAAAAGAagataattaaacatttaatggatcaattttgattttattttctgaatgTGGACTGCTACCTTATAAATACTTACTGGTTTAGCTCTTTCCTCTGGTTCCCCTctaggggagataacttttgTTACAGGACTGGTAACTGCATCATCCCAACAAAGTGGAATGATCATGACACCATTACTTTTCCTTTCAGGTTCTTCTTCCTTTATGTAGCTGTTAAAGTAATGAACAAAAGTGTGATGAATcttaaacatcatatattttatgaagattatttttttttaacataaaaaacataggtcactatcattttctgttgtgaattaaaaaaaaataatatttgccctgcacaaaactttgaaaaaacttttggagcatcactgatgagtcttttgtagatgaaatgTGCATCTGGCGTAAATACTAAATATCAATCCtaatatctatgatgagtttatttacaactactggatcaatgccactgctggtggagtttttattccccgagggtatcactagcccagtagtcagcacttctgtgttgacttgagttgatattgatatggtcataattacaAATCTGTTTACATTacattgaattttttaaaattcttaggCTTTTCAACCTCAGAAATAGATTATcttagttgtatttggcaaaacttttaggatcTTTTGGTCCTCtctgctcttcaacttcatactttatttggccgcTTAAACCTTTTTTCatttgagcgtcactgttgagttTTTTGTACATGAAATGTGTGTTTTgcgtaaatatcaaatttcaatcctggtatcgatgatgagtttatctattgacatataaagatttgtaaattttgaagatGCTTAAAATGGTTTGGGTTTCTTTTGTGTACCCGGGTATATGCTTTTTTCTCATATCCTTGGTTGTTCCTAGATGGGTTGACTTTGTCATCTTGAATCTCCAAACTGGATGCATTTCAATTCCTGCAACcaataaacacaatattttacCTAGATTCCCtagtccattttttttaccttgagaTCTTGAGACTGGACACTACCAGTGATGCCAATTTTAACTTTATCTCCTTTCTGAATATATTACCTTGTTTCCCTGGTCCATTTCTTGACCTTAAGATCTTGAGACTGGACACTGCCATTTATGCCAATTCTAACTTTATCCCCTTTCTGTAACTGCTGAGCTACCTTACTACCAACACTACTCTCTATGTTGTAATACTCTGTCTCTTCTGTTACTGTAAAAGGTATCAAGAAAACACAAGGTCAATGTATAGTTTGTTTATGATTGACTGATAGGGGTTTCTTATAGCAATCGTAGCAAGAAAAGCTCCATCATAggtccatatacatgtataagaaagTTTATTgcttaattttgatattaattacaTGTGATGCCTTGTAAGTAAAGCATGAATCTGTGTTTTTCTATGGTaaataatatgaggcaggcataacctgtgaatggggacgaagtctgtatgtattattttcttaattcaatcatgttgataaaagaaaccgaaataccgtacgtaacgttcccgattttggttctgttgttaggcaattagctgtgacgttctttaagttatgacgtcatattcgatgtaaacaaaagaaacgctttcatcaggtaacgtaacgttttttttcatatcaaacaattcttaaaattgaatttgtattgagatccaatcttatgttttacaagactgataaatataaaaaagaaatcaaagtctcatgcaaacaagacagatTTCTGCACAAATGCGGGAAAACCGGAACAGGAactagatctgaaaaaaaacgttaacgattttgagttcattagtacaatgaaaaatttcgggaaattttcccagatttttttttttttttttcattgatttttctaccgtaattggggacttcgtccccatattagttttatatatgtaatgtgAAATATTATAGCAGATTTCCGTGAGTATGTAGCTAATGgcaatatctttggttagcttgcttgttagctgaaccgtgaagtcactGAAATCTGCTGTAATATAATGAAATCATACAGCTTTCATATTAAAACATGATATCTATATTTCAAgaattttgtattgtattggGGTTTGTATATTTTAGAGACATTTTGATACTGTCAActttatctgaaaattaaatatatatattacatgaaaatactttgtttattttataaaattggttAGAGCATGCCTTATGTTG is a genomic window of Mytilus trossulus isolate FHL-02 chromosome 1, PNRI_Mtr1.1.1.hap1, whole genome shotgun sequence containing:
- the LOC134714020 gene encoding uncharacterized protein LOC134714020 isoform X1, which translates into the protein MAQRYITAMDFADMHARKILRKQAMKRPLGEIEIKHRYYPPQPVLSCRTVNIDVTGTRTYRPKSSTDIIKEQHQLIHSIYNKPRNIQSAPSKGRRPQSPNRQYYGDQDHLRKFKRLNIEIQGRPLTSSKSQPSTPRANRPRSNLRPKTAGAVQKSEDRKKKNDPLLVSSRQTKELTQKIHEHWEPDHNNLNQGVFVRGQSKEGPTSFDSWLMFGGTPADGSTGIVDAFALTEETEYYNIESSVGSKVAQQLQKGDKVRIGINGSVQSQDLKVKKWTRETSYIKEEEPERKSNGVMIIPLCWDDAVTSPVTKVISPRGEPEERAKPNLCETHPVLFTKENEEDRMKEKISMTIIERPGSYKVKHRPKSRTYVTGHEQNNKLVDITIDQKSLDDESMLHNLSVDDVLRHTLDNRRTHHRSEDSLDGSSIYFEQNGMSPRMDDGKENVRSPSKISIVDSHASDRSDISSKQSKAKVVTLNYSIGRSKTSDLVVGPPTGSLVRSNTDISLKSASSVRGSDRSYRNGERSGSKLGYRSSSGRSGRIGSPATYSSFGPKSETEYIQISSQIKMPIPNPTHPNLPKQDEYISQAKTNEAIRQVTKQNKVQVVEKEREVKQTTPAPAPSPEPPMEEREETKVADPKRSAPLSPATVSINIPTAEQFEGESPWPTNRTGTEVETTSRLKKEGTDLQKITESSIEKTVKFKDDVS
- the LOC134714020 gene encoding uncharacterized protein LOC134714020 isoform X2 — protein: MAQRYITAMDFADMHARKILRKQAMKRPLGEIEIKHRYYPPQPVLSCRTVNIDVTGTRTYRPKSSTDIIKEQHQLIHSIYNKPRNIQSAPSKGRRPQSPNRQYYGDQDHLRKFKRLNIEIQGRPLTSSKSQPSTPRANRPRSNLRPKTAVTEETEYYNIESSVGSKVAQQLQKGDKVRIGINGSVQSQDLKVKKWTRETSYIKEEEPERKSNGVMIIPLCWDDAVTSPVTKVISPRGEPEERAKPNLCETHPVLFTKENEEDRMKEKISMTIIERPGSYKVKHRPKSRTYVTGHEQNNKLVDITIDQKSLDDESMLHNLSVDDVLRHTLDNRRTHHRSEDSLDGSSIYFEQNGMSPRMDDGKENVRSPSKISIVDSHASDRSDISSKQSKAKVVTLNYSIGRSKTSDLVVGPPTGSLVRSNTDISLKSASSVRGSDRSYRNGERSGSKLGYRSSSGRSGRIGSPATYSSFGPKSETEYIQISSQIKMPIPNPTHPNLPKQDEYISQAKTNEAIRQVTKQNKVQVVEKEREVKQTTPAPAPSPEPPMEEREETKVADPKRSAPLSPATVSINIPTAEQFEGESPWPTNRTGTEVETTSRLKKEGTDLQKITESSIEKTVKFKDDVS